A stretch of Chionomys nivalis chromosome 2, mChiNiv1.1, whole genome shotgun sequence DNA encodes these proteins:
- the LOC130862838 gene encoding olfactory receptor 10AG1-like gives MKHAHIKAEENTSTVTQFLLLGFSDLPNLQGFLFGMFSIMYVTIIIGNSFIIVITRIDPTLHKPMYFFLTNFSFLEICYVSVTLPRILYSIWTQDRSISLLACATQMCFFLILATTDSILLAVMSYDRYVAICNPLHYPLVMNQTKCTQLAVGSWLSGLPFQLGQTCQIFSLHFCNANRIDHFFCDIPPVLKLACGDTALHELFVFLVTVLLAAIPFLLILTSYSKIIATILRLPTAQGRTKAFSTCSSHLVVVLLFYVSASITYLMPKSTHSAVSDKLLSLFYTIVTPMFNPMIYSLRNKDVIAALRRLLFRTVQ, from the coding sequence ATGAAACACGCACACATCAAGGCAGAGGAAAatacttccacagtgacacagtttctCCTCCTGGGATTCTCTGACCTTCCCAACCTCCAGGGCTTTCTATTTGGAATGTTCTCCATAATGTATGTGACTATCATAATTGGAAACAGCTTCATAATTGTGATAACCAGAATTGATCCTACACTACACAAACCCATGTATTTTTTCCTGACtaatttctcttttctggaaATCTGTTATGTTTCAGTCACTCTCCCTAGGATTCTGTATAGCATTTGGACCCAGGACAGAAGCATTTCTCTTTTGGCCTGTGCcacacaaatgtgtttcttcctaatTCTGGCAACTACCGACAGTATACTCCTTGCTGTGAtgtcctatgaccgctatgtggccatctgcaaccCTCTGCACTATCCTCTGGTCATGAACCAGACAAAATGCACACAGTTGGCAGTGGGCTCCTGGCTCAGTGGATTGCCTTTCCAGCTAGGGCAAACTTGTCAGATATTCTCTCTACATTTCTGCAACGCTAACCGGATAGATCACTTCTTCTGTGACATACCCCCTGTACTTAAGCTGGCCTGTGGAGATACTGCTCTTCATGAGCTGTTTGTCTTTTTAGTGACTGTCTTGCTTGCTGCAATCccttttttattaatattgacCTCATATAGCAAAATCATTGCCACCATTCTGAGATTGCCCACTGCTCAAGGACGGACTAAAGCCTTTTCCACATGTTCTTCACATCTGGTGGTGgtgcttttgttttatgtctcTGCATCTATTACCTACTTAATGCCAAAGTCCACACATTCTGCAGTAAGTGACaaactcctctctcttttttatacCATTGTGACTCCCATGTTCAATCCCATGATATACAGCCTTAGGAACAAGGATGTAATTGCAGCTCTGAGAAGATTATTATTTAGAACAGTACAATAG